The Arctopsyche grandis isolate Sample6627 chromosome 5, ASM5162203v2, whole genome shotgun sequence genome includes a window with the following:
- the LOC143912092 gene encoding uncharacterized protein LOC143912092, protein MSSAENEEIEASTSKSHKGRNPTRDVEPIRDRSSSRIHQTRSQTQSIKTLAKENKVEVTMTSIELRYSGAFKRLQEKIDRISEINEGQYQFIEKAYDYLQKLHYEYLDNITDIEQADQIDEEFYIITMTIQNLKAALERQSIQDCKLKVEQATIKFARDKLPTLTIPTFQGDPSEWQSFQQAFKNIIGNKTEYSNVTKLQYLHQSLIGPALAAVSGLDISSDNYEIAWSILDKQYNLPRLNLKTRINSLCDLKLITRESHIELRNLLNQVTVCIKNIESLGYAREILDPWVTCLVLRKLPFSLLKDWETSLVDREMPPYEKLETFLQNRCNVLQSTASVITVKEFPHNRQRIRRTHVANKNPSSKVNACAFCRNNHFIGKCDKFKAKSSMERNEFVKSNNMCFKCLNSSHKITNCKSNYNCLRCKQNHHTLLHQDDTFSSNNTGRKSINAHSTYFSQREIILPTVQVDIITSNGTVVKGRTLLDSGSQVNYVTTSFAKKNNFKLEKISQKIVGIANQESSIRHITKVTIRSSTTNYSTKVLCLVLPEITGEIPTVKLDQQLISIPAGIKLSDPLWNKPTPIDLLLGAEICVHAMKAGTIQLGKGMPILKDTEFGWTIVGPYPEVNNAPGKSHIGLSQLDSHIQNFWMIDQVPMVKHQSLEEKRCEEHFQAHTSRDKNGRFCVALPYKNSPVVLGSSLHIAEKRHKTLERRFLANNNLKMEYNKVLEEYINSGHMSECEPPEAHEVHCYSPHHVVVKESSLTTKYRVVFDASAKTTSNISLNNILMVGPSVQSDLLSLLLNFRLHKYVITADIKQMYRQIQIAEKNKNVQLNHNSLWWDGPSWLKLDESRWPRRPPEITIDLPERRVVTNATLVRENN, encoded by the coding sequence atgtcaagtgctgaaaacgaggaaatagaagcttcgacttccaagtcgcataaaggtcgaaatccaactagggacgtagaacctattagagacaggtcaagctctagaatacatcagactcgaagtcagactcaatcgataaaaacattagcgaaagaaaataaagtagaagttacaatgacgtcaatagaattaaggtattcgggcgcgtttaaaagactacaggagaaaatagacagaatctccgaaataaatgaaggacagtatcaatttattgaaaaagcatacgactatctccaaaaactccattatgagtatttagacaacatcacagatatagagcaggcggatcaaatagacgaagagttctacataatcacaatgacaattcaaaatcttaaagcagcattagagagacaatccattcaagattgtaaactgaaggtagagcaagcaacaattaaatttgctagagataagttaccgacgttaaccattcccacatttcagggagatccatctgaatggcaatcgtttcaacaagcttttaagaatataataggaaacaaaacggaatattcgaatgtcacgaaattgcaatatttgcatcaatccttaatcggtcccgctttggcagctgtatcaggtttagatattagctcagacaattacgaaatagcttggagtattttagacaagcaatataatttaccaagacttaatctcaaaactaggattaactcactttgtgacttaaaattaatcacaagagaatcacatatcgaattgagaaatctattgaatcaggtaacagtgtgtattaaaaacattgaatcgttgggttacgcgagagaaattttagatccatgggtaacatgtttagttctaaggaaattaccatttagtttattaaaggactgggaaacatctctggttgacagagaaatgccaccgtacgagaagttagaaacgtttctgcagaatagatgtaacgtattacaatctactgcatcggtaattacggtgaaagaattccctcataaccgtcaacgaatcaggagaactcatgtcgcgaataaaaacccatcaagtaaggtaaacgcatgtgcattttgtcggaataatcatttcataggcaaatgtgataaattcaaagcaaaatccagtatggaaagaaatgaattcgttaaatctaataacatgtgttttaaatgtttaaattcatcgcataagataacaaattgcaagtctaactataattgcttaaggtgcaaacaaaaccatcatactttgttgcatcaggacgatacatttagttcaaataatacgggaaggaagtcaattaatgctcattctacttatttctctcaaagggagataattttacccacggtacaagtagacattataacgtccaatggaacggtcgttaagggtcgcacattattagattccggctcacaagtcaactatgttaccacatctttcgctaagaagaataacttcaagttagagaaaatctctcaaaaaattgtaggtatcgctaatcaagaaagtagcattcgtcacatcaccaaggtgaccataaggtcttcaaccactaattactcaaccaaagtgttgtgtttggtattaccagaaattactggcgaaattccaactgtgaaactggatcaacagttaatttcaataccagcgggaatcaagttatcagatcccctttggaataaaccgacgccaatcgatttattgctcggcgccgagatttgcgttcatgctatgaaagcaggaaccatccagttaggaaaaggtatgcctatcttaaaggataccgaattcggatggacaatagttggtccatatcccgaagtaaataatgctccagggaagagccacataggcttaagtcaattagacagtcacattcaaaacttttggatgatagaccaggttcctatggtaaaacatcaatctcttgaggagaaaagatgtgaggaacatttccaagcacacacatcacgagataaaaacggtagattttgtgtagctttaccatataaaaattccccggtagtattaggaagttcattgcacattgcggagaaaagacacaaaactttggaaagacgttttttagccaataataatttaaaaatggaatacaataaagttttagaagagtatataaattcaggacatatgtcagagtgtgaacctccggaggcacatgaggttcattgttattcacctcatcacgtcgtagttaaggagtctagccttaccactaaatatcgtgtagtttttgatgcgtccgcaaagacaacgtccaatatctcactaaataatattttgatggtgggacctagtgtccaatcagatttgttaagtttactactcaactttcgactccataaatacgtgattactgcggatattaagcagatgtaccgacagattcaaatagcagagaaaaataaaaatgtacaattaaatcataattcgttatggtgggacggccctagttggttgaaattagatgaatcacgatggcctcgaagacctcctgagatcacaatagatcttccagagagaagggtagtcactaacgctacccttgtgagggaaaataattag